From Aedes albopictus strain Foshan chromosome 1, AalbF5, whole genome shotgun sequence, one genomic window encodes:
- the LOC115253655 gene encoding ubiquitin carboxyl-terminal hydrolase Usp2 isoform X4, translating to MKSLHITSEIDEPITHATIKLRPALNGTSNGGGHKILATASATTDDLHDGGDYHVTATIRIKPKSSISHSTSSSSSSSTNGSTTSINNNNNNANDSSSDDHEIVNGSGSRYDSKSNLSNGNNNNNNSANALNDSERRAEHQEDRRVNGFAADVDGEQSPAIASANSVMVDKEPKVNDDDKVSYLRTGTASKSIHSTSPVGYRSRDYDSGISSYRTGLGSSSLSSSSALKSIYDRSTNDDSHETSRSGSSRKEGLCGLWNIGNTCFMNSIIQCLSHTRELTSFLRQQSTTERGTTKDHKILAEYTKLIKDMWSGTTRSVNPSELKYAFSSKHRMYSGSAQQDAQEFLRFFIDSLHCALNESVKREPINRAIEDDDMDNRVKVTMMWDWYSRVENSMIKNLFVGLLRSTLTCTYCNGASVTFDPFWDLSLPLPSTNSRCKLENCMDMFVKEEIMDGIDQPTCSRCKARRKCTKSLTIERFPKYLVIHLKRFSETRWSNKLTNVVEFPTGERELNLQSYASEDHSGPVYYSLYGISNHMGSTAGGHYVAVCKHPVSKEWNEFNDNFVSETSERSLVTSSAYVLFYERA from the exons ATGAAATCGCTGCACATCACGTCCGAAATCGATGAACCGATCACGCACGCCACGATCAAGCTGCGGCCGGCGTTGAACGGAACGTCCAACGGCGGCGGCCACAAGATTCTCGCCACCGCTTCGGCCACCACGGACGACCTCCACGACGGAGGAGACTACCATGTGACGGCCACCATACGAATCAAACCAAAGTCTAGCATAAGTCACAGCACaagtagcagcagcagtagcagcaccaACGGCAGCACGACCAGcatcaacaataacaacaacaatgcAAACGACAGCAGCAGCGACGATCACGAGATCGTCAACGGCAGCGGTAGCAGATATGACAGCAAGAGCAATCTCAGCAacggcaacaacaacaacaacaacagtgctAACGCACTGAACGACAGCGAACGAAGAGCGGAGCATCAGGAAGACAGACGAGTGAATGGTTTCGCCGCCGATGTTGACGGCGAACAATCGCCGGCCATCGCTAGCGCCAACTCAGTGATGGTAGACAAAGAGCCGAAAGTCAATGACGATGATAAAGTCTCTTAT CTCCGCACGGGAACTGCCTCCAAGAGCATCCACTCGACCAGTCCCGTAGGTTACCGCAGCCGGGACTACGACTCGGGCATCAGCAGCTACCGAACCGGACTTGGCAGTTCGTCCCTTTCGTCCTCTTCGGCGCTCAAGTCCATCTATGATCGCAGCACCAATGACGACTCCCACGAAACATCCCGCAGCGGTAGCAGTCGGAAAGAAG GGCTGTGCGGTCTGTGGAACATCGGCAACACGTGCTTCATGAATTCGATAATACAGTGCCTCAGCCATACCCGGGAATTGACAAGCTTCCTACGCCAGCAGTCCACTACGGAACGGGGCACGACCAAGGATCACAAGATCCTCGCTG AATACACCAAACTGATCAAAGACATGTGGAGCGGCACCACCCGTAGCGTCAATCCATCCGAACTAAAGTATGCCTTCTCCAGCAAGCACCGGATGTACTCCGGATCGGCCCAGCAGGACGCGCAGGAGTTTCTGCGGTTCTTCATCGATTCGCTGCACTGTGCACTGAACGAATCCGTCAAACGGGAGCCCATCAACCGGGCGATCGAGGACGACGATATGGA CAACCGCGTCAAAGTCACCATGATGTGGGACTGGTACTCGCGGGTGGAGAACTCCATGATCAAGAACCTGTTTGTCGGACTGCTAAGAAGTACACTGACATGTACATACTGTAACGGTGCCAGCGTGACCTTCGATCCGTTCTGGGATCTCAG CTTACCCCTTCCGTCCACCAATTCGCGGTGCAAGCTGGAGAACTGTATGGACATGTTCGTCAAGGAGGAGATCATGGACGGCATCGATCAGCCGACCTGCTCGCGGTGCAAGGCCCGGCGAAAGTGCACCAAGAGCCTCACGATCGAGCGGTTCCCCAAATACCTGGTGATAC ATCTGAAGCGATTCTCCGAGACACGGTGGAGCAACAAGCTGACCAACGTGGTCGAGTTTCCAACGGGCGAACGCGAACTCAACCTGCAGTCATACGCTTCCGAGGACCACAGCGGACCGGTTTACTACTCGTTGTACGGGATTTCGAACCATATGG GATCCACAGCTGGTGGTCATTATGTGGCCGTTTGCAAGCATCCGGTCTCCAAAGAGTGGAACGAATTCAACGATAACTT TGTGAGCGAAACGTCTGAAAGGAGTTTGGTCACATCCAGTGCCTACGTATTGTTCTACGAGCGAGCGTGA
- the LOC115253655 gene encoding ubiquitin carboxyl-terminal hydrolase Usp2 isoform X1 translates to MPVISAYSTSGSSYPSYRYKSSLTDRKSYTTSSSSSSLSSSLYRRSSYRYDLPSSLSSSYSTSYRTTSSAADRTADADLSSTLASVKVSSNGDSVSSKDTIRPSRYSTAYSYSSSLSSAPLRDYSSRLSSRSSDIRYKDRDNNCYCAGGAGSSSYVSNLRNTALSGAEIYQKYSVSTYKPNSFERVIPSRSPSETPKPTASILKSSSPTSVDISKVNNIPAKDRNSNFDAANNNNSPNTNTNHGTTSVANNPLLETNSKLTAANNSGAKPASAACFVSARSDSSTSCNTTITTSTTTTTTTITTTTSSTTSVLLSSSSSSSVLNDSTPASSSNPASQTRLRKPAPGPTVPLRSTLSKLRPQRPPLPKSVLNGSSGELSPCSSGRRKELLGLSSYRNHNFLKHECDLVKRELSKSATEIAFKKSSSLAGKPTGHGSSGNLLVEAPAKLDVAKVKQYLPPVSKATTSETTKHGHQPKDHEDDDKNHHHNHIQQHENSNNNNNQSTGISSSLPQPSSAAQSGVELLKPIDRPTTTATTILDCTQKNDTSLFKPSSSSTTTSTTPTTPSTTTTESLTTASSRSSSTCCTVNRTYTTNSRSAVAAPGDTMKSLHITSEIDEPITHATIKLRPALNGTSNGGGHKILATASATTDDLHDGGDYHVTATIRIKPKSSISHSTSSSSSSSTNGSTTSINNNNNNANDSSSDDHEIVNGSGSRYDSKSNLSNGNNNNNNSANALNDSERRAEHQEDRRVNGFAADVDGEQSPAIASANSVMVDKEPKVNDDDKVSYLRTGTASKSIHSTSPVGYRSRDYDSGISSYRTGLGSSSLSSSSALKSIYDRSTNDDSHETSRSGSSRKEGLCGLWNIGNTCFMNSIIQCLSHTRELTSFLRQQSTTERGTTKDHKILAEYTKLIKDMWSGTTRSVNPSELKYAFSSKHRMYSGSAQQDAQEFLRFFIDSLHCALNESVKREPINRAIEDDDMDNRVKVTMMWDWYSRVENSMIKNLFVGLLRSTLTCTYCNGASVTFDPFWDLSLPLPSTNSRCKLENCMDMFVKEEIMDGIDQPTCSRCKARRKCTKSLTIERFPKYLVIHLKRFSETRWSNKLTNVVEFPTGERELNLQSYASEDHSGPVYYSLYGISNHMGSTAGGHYVAVCKHPVSKEWNEFNDNFVSETSERSLVTSSAYVLFYERA, encoded by the exons ATGCCGGTGATATCAGCATATTCGACCAGTGGCAGTAGTTATCCATCTTATCGCTACAAGTCTAGCCTAACAGATCGGAAGAGCTATACCACTAGTAGCAGCAGTAGCAGCCTCAGCAGCAGCCTCTACCGGAGAAGTTCGTATCGCTATGACCTACCGAGCTCCTTGTCGTCAAGCTATTCAACGTCCTACCGTACGACAAGCTCGGCAGCCGATCGCACAGCGGACGCAGACCTCTCCTCGACACTAGCTTCCGTCAAGGTATCGTCCAACGGCGACAGCGTTAGCAGTAAAGACACCATTAGACCTAGTCGGTATTCGACAGCCTATAGTTATAGTTCCTCGCTAAGTTCAGCGCCTCTACGAGACTACAGTTCACGACTGAGCTCGCGGTCGTCCGATATCCGGTACAAGGATCGGGACAACAACTGCTACTGTGCAGGCGGTGCCGGTTCGTCTAGCTACGTATCGAATCTACGCAACACCGCACTGAGCGGTGCCGAGATCTACCAGAAGTACAGCGTTTCAACCTACAAACCTAACAGCTTCGAGCGCGTCATACCGTCCAGGTCACCGTCGGAAACTCCCAAGCCGACCGCCAGTATCTTGAAGAGCTCTTCGCCAACGTCCGTAGACATCAGCAAGGTAAACAACATTCCAGCTAAAGATAGAAACAGTAATTTTGACGCCGCCAACAATAACAATAGCCCTAATACTAACACTAACCATGGCACCACAAGTGTTGCTAATAATCCACTACTAGAAACTAACAGCAAGCTCACAGCGGCTAACAACTCCGGCGCCAAACCGGCTAGTGCAGCATGCTTTGTCAGCGCCCGATCCGACAGCTCCACTAGTTGCAATACCACAATTACAACCTCcacaaccaccaccaccacaacAATTACTACCACTACCTCTTCTACTACATCCGTGTTactgtcatcatcgtcatcatcttcgGTGCTGAACGATTCGACACCCGCCAGCAGCAGCAATCCGGCGTCTCAAACACGTCTGCGCAAACCCGCGCCAGGTCCCACGGTTCCACTTAGGTCTACCCTGAGCAAGCTACGACCCCAGAGACCTCCTCTGCCGAAGAGCGTCCTCAACGGTAGTTCAGGTGAACTCTCGCCATGCTCCTCCGGTAGACGCAAGGAACTACTCGGCCTCTCCAGTTACCGTAACCATAACTTTCTCAAGCACGAGTGTGATCTGGTCAAGCGAGAGCTTAGCAAAAGTGCCACAGAAATTGCCTTCAAGAAGAGCTCGTCGCTAGCTGGGAAACCAACAGGACACGGATCTTCGGGTAACCTTTTGGTAGAAGCCCCCGCCAAGCTGGATGTAGCGAAGGTCAAACAATACCTACCACCCGTATCGAAAGCAACAACATCGGAAACAACGAAACACGGCCACCAGCCCAAAGATCATGAGGATGATGACAAAAACCATCACCATAATCACATCCAACAACACGAAaatagcaacaacaacaacaaccaatcAACCGGCATCTCATCATCACTTCCGCAGCCATCTAGCGCAGCGCAGTCTGGTGTCGAACTACTAAAACCAATAGATAGGCCAACAACCACGGCAACAACCATTCTCGATTGTACTCAAAAAAATGATACTTCTCTTTTCAAACCATCTTCATCATCGACCACGACTTCAACAACTCCAACAACACCGTCAACAACAACTACAGAGTCGCTAACAACTGCTTCCTCTCGTTCATCATCAACCTGTTGTACCGTAAACCGTACTTATACTACCAATTCTCGTTCCGCCGTCGCGGCGCCCGGCGACACGATGAAATCGCTGCACATCACGTCCGAAATCGATGAACCGATCACGCACGCCACGATCAAGCTGCGGCCGGCGTTGAACGGAACGTCCAACGGCGGCGGCCACAAGATTCTCGCCACCGCTTCGGCCACCACGGACGACCTCCACGACGGAGGAGACTACCATGTGACGGCCACCATACGAATCAAACCAAAGTCTAGCATAAGTCACAGCACaagtagcagcagcagtagcagcaccaACGGCAGCACGACCAGcatcaacaataacaacaacaatgcAAACGACAGCAGCAGCGACGATCACGAGATCGTCAACGGCAGCGGTAGCAGATATGACAGCAAGAGCAATCTCAGCAacggcaacaacaacaacaacaacagtgctAACGCACTGAACGACAGCGAACGAAGAGCGGAGCATCAGGAAGACAGACGAGTGAATGGTTTCGCCGCCGATGTTGACGGCGAACAATCGCCGGCCATCGCTAGCGCCAACTCAGTGATGGTAGACAAAGAGCCGAAAGTCAATGACGATGATAAAGTCTCTTAT CTCCGCACGGGAACTGCCTCCAAGAGCATCCACTCGACCAGTCCCGTAGGTTACCGCAGCCGGGACTACGACTCGGGCATCAGCAGCTACCGAACCGGACTTGGCAGTTCGTCCCTTTCGTCCTCTTCGGCGCTCAAGTCCATCTATGATCGCAGCACCAATGACGACTCCCACGAAACATCCCGCAGCGGTAGCAGTCGGAAAGAAG GGCTGTGCGGTCTGTGGAACATCGGCAACACGTGCTTCATGAATTCGATAATACAGTGCCTCAGCCATACCCGGGAATTGACAAGCTTCCTACGCCAGCAGTCCACTACGGAACGGGGCACGACCAAGGATCACAAGATCCTCGCTG AATACACCAAACTGATCAAAGACATGTGGAGCGGCACCACCCGTAGCGTCAATCCATCCGAACTAAAGTATGCCTTCTCCAGCAAGCACCGGATGTACTCCGGATCGGCCCAGCAGGACGCGCAGGAGTTTCTGCGGTTCTTCATCGATTCGCTGCACTGTGCACTGAACGAATCCGTCAAACGGGAGCCCATCAACCGGGCGATCGAGGACGACGATATGGA CAACCGCGTCAAAGTCACCATGATGTGGGACTGGTACTCGCGGGTGGAGAACTCCATGATCAAGAACCTGTTTGTCGGACTGCTAAGAAGTACACTGACATGTACATACTGTAACGGTGCCAGCGTGACCTTCGATCCGTTCTGGGATCTCAG CTTACCCCTTCCGTCCACCAATTCGCGGTGCAAGCTGGAGAACTGTATGGACATGTTCGTCAAGGAGGAGATCATGGACGGCATCGATCAGCCGACCTGCTCGCGGTGCAAGGCCCGGCGAAAGTGCACCAAGAGCCTCACGATCGAGCGGTTCCCCAAATACCTGGTGATAC ATCTGAAGCGATTCTCCGAGACACGGTGGAGCAACAAGCTGACCAACGTGGTCGAGTTTCCAACGGGCGAACGCGAACTCAACCTGCAGTCATACGCTTCCGAGGACCACAGCGGACCGGTTTACTACTCGTTGTACGGGATTTCGAACCATATGG GATCCACAGCTGGTGGTCATTATGTGGCCGTTTGCAAGCATCCGGTCTCCAAAGAGTGGAACGAATTCAACGATAACTT TGTGAGCGAAACGTCTGAAAGGAGTTTGGTCACATCCAGTGCCTACGTATTGTTCTACGAGCGAGCGTGA
- the LOC115253655 gene encoding ubiquitin carboxyl-terminal hydrolase Usp2 isoform X2, with product MPVISAYSTSGSSYPSYRYKSSLTDRKSYTTSSSSSSLSSSLYRRSSYRYDLPSSLSSSYSTSYRTTSSAADRTADADLSSTLASVKVSSNGDSVSSKDTIRPSRYSTAYSYSSSLSSAPLRDYSSRLSSRSSDIRYKDRDNNCYCAGGAGSSSYVSNLRNTALSGAEIYQKYSVSTYKPNSFERVIPSRSPSETPKPTASILKSSSPTSVDISKLRPALNGTSNGGGHKILATASATTDDLHDGGDYHVTATIRIKPKSSISHSTSSSSSSSTNGSTTSINNNNNNANDSSSDDHEIVNGSGSRYDSKSNLSNGNNNNNNSANALNDSERRAEHQEDRRVNGFAADVDGEQSPAIASANSVMVDKEPKVNDDDKVSYLRTGTASKSIHSTSPVGYRSRDYDSGISSYRTGLGSSSLSSSSALKSIYDRSTNDDSHETSRSGSSRKEGLCGLWNIGNTCFMNSIIQCLSHTRELTSFLRQQSTTERGTTKDHKILAEYTKLIKDMWSGTTRSVNPSELKYAFSSKHRMYSGSAQQDAQEFLRFFIDSLHCALNESVKREPINRAIEDDDMDNRVKVTMMWDWYSRVENSMIKNLFVGLLRSTLTCTYCNGASVTFDPFWDLSLPLPSTNSRCKLENCMDMFVKEEIMDGIDQPTCSRCKARRKCTKSLTIERFPKYLVIHLKRFSETRWSNKLTNVVEFPTGERELNLQSYASEDHSGPVYYSLYGISNHMGSTAGGHYVAVCKHPVSKEWNEFNDNFVSETSERSLVTSSAYVLFYERA from the exons ATGCCGGTGATATCAGCATATTCGACCAGTGGCAGTAGTTATCCATCTTATCGCTACAAGTCTAGCCTAACAGATCGGAAGAGCTATACCACTAGTAGCAGCAGTAGCAGCCTCAGCAGCAGCCTCTACCGGAGAAGTTCGTATCGCTATGACCTACCGAGCTCCTTGTCGTCAAGCTATTCAACGTCCTACCGTACGACAAGCTCGGCAGCCGATCGCACAGCGGACGCAGACCTCTCCTCGACACTAGCTTCCGTCAAGGTATCGTCCAACGGCGACAGCGTTAGCAGTAAAGACACCATTAGACCTAGTCGGTATTCGACAGCCTATAGTTATAGTTCCTCGCTAAGTTCAGCGCCTCTACGAGACTACAGTTCACGACTGAGCTCGCGGTCGTCCGATATCCGGTACAAGGATCGGGACAACAACTGCTACTGTGCAGGCGGTGCCGGTTCGTCTAGCTACGTATCGAATCTACGCAACACCGCACTGAGCGGTGCCGAGATCTACCAGAAGTACAGCGTTTCAACCTACAAACCTAACAGCTTCGAGCGCGTCATACCGTCCAGGTCACCGTCGGAAACTCCCAAGCCGACCGCCAGTATCTTGAAGAGCTCTTCGCCAACGTCCGTAGACATCAGCAAG CTGCGGCCGGCGTTGAACGGAACGTCCAACGGCGGCGGCCACAAGATTCTCGCCACCGCTTCGGCCACCACGGACGACCTCCACGACGGAGGAGACTACCATGTGACGGCCACCATACGAATCAAACCAAAGTCTAGCATAAGTCACAGCACaagtagcagcagcagtagcagcaccaACGGCAGCACGACCAGcatcaacaataacaacaacaatgcAAACGACAGCAGCAGCGACGATCACGAGATCGTCAACGGCAGCGGTAGCAGATATGACAGCAAGAGCAATCTCAGCAacggcaacaacaacaacaacaacagtgctAACGCACTGAACGACAGCGAACGAAGAGCGGAGCATCAGGAAGACAGACGAGTGAATGGTTTCGCCGCCGATGTTGACGGCGAACAATCGCCGGCCATCGCTAGCGCCAACTCAGTGATGGTAGACAAAGAGCCGAAAGTCAATGACGATGATAAAGTCTCTTAT CTCCGCACGGGAACTGCCTCCAAGAGCATCCACTCGACCAGTCCCGTAGGTTACCGCAGCCGGGACTACGACTCGGGCATCAGCAGCTACCGAACCGGACTTGGCAGTTCGTCCCTTTCGTCCTCTTCGGCGCTCAAGTCCATCTATGATCGCAGCACCAATGACGACTCCCACGAAACATCCCGCAGCGGTAGCAGTCGGAAAGAAG GGCTGTGCGGTCTGTGGAACATCGGCAACACGTGCTTCATGAATTCGATAATACAGTGCCTCAGCCATACCCGGGAATTGACAAGCTTCCTACGCCAGCAGTCCACTACGGAACGGGGCACGACCAAGGATCACAAGATCCTCGCTG AATACACCAAACTGATCAAAGACATGTGGAGCGGCACCACCCGTAGCGTCAATCCATCCGAACTAAAGTATGCCTTCTCCAGCAAGCACCGGATGTACTCCGGATCGGCCCAGCAGGACGCGCAGGAGTTTCTGCGGTTCTTCATCGATTCGCTGCACTGTGCACTGAACGAATCCGTCAAACGGGAGCCCATCAACCGGGCGATCGAGGACGACGATATGGA CAACCGCGTCAAAGTCACCATGATGTGGGACTGGTACTCGCGGGTGGAGAACTCCATGATCAAGAACCTGTTTGTCGGACTGCTAAGAAGTACACTGACATGTACATACTGTAACGGTGCCAGCGTGACCTTCGATCCGTTCTGGGATCTCAG CTTACCCCTTCCGTCCACCAATTCGCGGTGCAAGCTGGAGAACTGTATGGACATGTTCGTCAAGGAGGAGATCATGGACGGCATCGATCAGCCGACCTGCTCGCGGTGCAAGGCCCGGCGAAAGTGCACCAAGAGCCTCACGATCGAGCGGTTCCCCAAATACCTGGTGATAC ATCTGAAGCGATTCTCCGAGACACGGTGGAGCAACAAGCTGACCAACGTGGTCGAGTTTCCAACGGGCGAACGCGAACTCAACCTGCAGTCATACGCTTCCGAGGACCACAGCGGACCGGTTTACTACTCGTTGTACGGGATTTCGAACCATATGG GATCCACAGCTGGTGGTCATTATGTGGCCGTTTGCAAGCATCCGGTCTCCAAAGAGTGGAACGAATTCAACGATAACTT TGTGAGCGAAACGTCTGAAAGGAGTTTGGTCACATCCAGTGCCTACGTATTGTTCTACGAGCGAGCGTGA
- the LOC115253655 gene encoding ubiquitin carboxyl-terminal hydrolase 2 isoform X3, whose product MPVISAYSTSGSSYPSYRYKSSLTDRKSYTTSSSSSSLSSSLYRRSSYRYDLPSSLSSSYSTSYRTTSSAADRTADADLSSTLASVKVSSNGDSVSSKDTIRPSRYSTAYSYSSSLSSAPLRDYSSRLSSRSSDIRYKDRDNNCYCAGGAGSSSYVSNLRNTALSGAEIYQKYSVSTYKPNSFERVIPSRSPSETPKPTASILKSSSPTSVDISKLRTGTASKSIHSTSPVGYRSRDYDSGISSYRTGLGSSSLSSSSALKSIYDRSTNDDSHETSRSGSSRKEGLCGLWNIGNTCFMNSIIQCLSHTRELTSFLRQQSTTERGTTKDHKILAEYTKLIKDMWSGTTRSVNPSELKYAFSSKHRMYSGSAQQDAQEFLRFFIDSLHCALNESVKREPINRAIEDDDMDNRVKVTMMWDWYSRVENSMIKNLFVGLLRSTLTCTYCNGASVTFDPFWDLSLPLPSTNSRCKLENCMDMFVKEEIMDGIDQPTCSRCKARRKCTKSLTIERFPKYLVIHLKRFSETRWSNKLTNVVEFPTGERELNLQSYASEDHSGPVYYSLYGISNHMGSTAGGHYVAVCKHPVSKEWNEFNDNFVSETSERSLVTSSAYVLFYERA is encoded by the exons ATGCCGGTGATATCAGCATATTCGACCAGTGGCAGTAGTTATCCATCTTATCGCTACAAGTCTAGCCTAACAGATCGGAAGAGCTATACCACTAGTAGCAGCAGTAGCAGCCTCAGCAGCAGCCTCTACCGGAGAAGTTCGTATCGCTATGACCTACCGAGCTCCTTGTCGTCAAGCTATTCAACGTCCTACCGTACGACAAGCTCGGCAGCCGATCGCACAGCGGACGCAGACCTCTCCTCGACACTAGCTTCCGTCAAGGTATCGTCCAACGGCGACAGCGTTAGCAGTAAAGACACCATTAGACCTAGTCGGTATTCGACAGCCTATAGTTATAGTTCCTCGCTAAGTTCAGCGCCTCTACGAGACTACAGTTCACGACTGAGCTCGCGGTCGTCCGATATCCGGTACAAGGATCGGGACAACAACTGCTACTGTGCAGGCGGTGCCGGTTCGTCTAGCTACGTATCGAATCTACGCAACACCGCACTGAGCGGTGCCGAGATCTACCAGAAGTACAGCGTTTCAACCTACAAACCTAACAGCTTCGAGCGCGTCATACCGTCCAGGTCACCGTCGGAAACTCCCAAGCCGACCGCCAGTATCTTGAAGAGCTCTTCGCCAACGTCCGTAGACATCAGCAAG CTCCGCACGGGAACTGCCTCCAAGAGCATCCACTCGACCAGTCCCGTAGGTTACCGCAGCCGGGACTACGACTCGGGCATCAGCAGCTACCGAACCGGACTTGGCAGTTCGTCCCTTTCGTCCTCTTCGGCGCTCAAGTCCATCTATGATCGCAGCACCAATGACGACTCCCACGAAACATCCCGCAGCGGTAGCAGTCGGAAAGAAG GGCTGTGCGGTCTGTGGAACATCGGCAACACGTGCTTCATGAATTCGATAATACAGTGCCTCAGCCATACCCGGGAATTGACAAGCTTCCTACGCCAGCAGTCCACTACGGAACGGGGCACGACCAAGGATCACAAGATCCTCGCTG AATACACCAAACTGATCAAAGACATGTGGAGCGGCACCACCCGTAGCGTCAATCCATCCGAACTAAAGTATGCCTTCTCCAGCAAGCACCGGATGTACTCCGGATCGGCCCAGCAGGACGCGCAGGAGTTTCTGCGGTTCTTCATCGATTCGCTGCACTGTGCACTGAACGAATCCGTCAAACGGGAGCCCATCAACCGGGCGATCGAGGACGACGATATGGA CAACCGCGTCAAAGTCACCATGATGTGGGACTGGTACTCGCGGGTGGAGAACTCCATGATCAAGAACCTGTTTGTCGGACTGCTAAGAAGTACACTGACATGTACATACTGTAACGGTGCCAGCGTGACCTTCGATCCGTTCTGGGATCTCAG CTTACCCCTTCCGTCCACCAATTCGCGGTGCAAGCTGGAGAACTGTATGGACATGTTCGTCAAGGAGGAGATCATGGACGGCATCGATCAGCCGACCTGCTCGCGGTGCAAGGCCCGGCGAAAGTGCACCAAGAGCCTCACGATCGAGCGGTTCCCCAAATACCTGGTGATAC ATCTGAAGCGATTCTCCGAGACACGGTGGAGCAACAAGCTGACCAACGTGGTCGAGTTTCCAACGGGCGAACGCGAACTCAACCTGCAGTCATACGCTTCCGAGGACCACAGCGGACCGGTTTACTACTCGTTGTACGGGATTTCGAACCATATGG GATCCACAGCTGGTGGTCATTATGTGGCCGTTTGCAAGCATCCGGTCTCCAAAGAGTGGAACGAATTCAACGATAACTT TGTGAGCGAAACGTCTGAAAGGAGTTTGGTCACATCCAGTGCCTACGTATTGTTCTACGAGCGAGCGTGA